The window GAGTAGAGTCCAGATGGGGTAATTCATTGAGGTTCTCCTAAAGCAATTACGGCTACTGCTCATAAGCTGGCACACATCTTTTATTCTTCTTGGATTAATGGTCACGCTTATGTTGATCCTGGTGTCGATTACTATGAACAGCAGGATCAAGAACCACTTGTTCGTAATTTATCCAAAAACGCTCACTCTTTTGGTTTGAACCTTGCTCCTCATCCAGACAGTTAACTTTGTTTCTTAGGAAAAAGATAACCGAAAGACTTCAAAGCATCACTTGCCTGCTGCTCAAAGCAGACGATATCCTGGGGGGCTGCCTCGCGCTGCCAGCGATTCAAGCCTGTAGTATTTAGTGTGGGTTTGTTCGGATCGCCGGAGCTATAGGTATCCACAATCTGCTTAGTCTCATCTGTCACGCCCAGCCAAGCGAAGATATCAGGCAAAACACGATCCGGGCTGATGATAAGATCCTCATATCGGATTGTCCGACAGATATCAGGATAGGTTTGTTCAAATTGTACCCCCATAGATACTTGGTCTTGCCACCATTGAGCCACTTCTACATAATTATCAGGTCCCCAAGATCGCTTGATTACCGAACAGGCTACATCGCGACCATCACGCACGCAGTGAATGAATTTCATCGCCGGAAAAATTTCTAGCAGTAGGGGCAAAGCCGTTAGGTAGAGGGGCAATTTATTGATCCAACGGGGTTTTCCATCTACAGCACAGTGGTAAGCAAAAAGACTGGTTA of the Oscillatoria salina IIICB1 genome contains:
- a CDS encoding sulfotransferase family protein, with product MTFGCDSILSPPVFIGGSGSSGTTLLVDMLGLHSQLSPIYETKFVLDIARLLLLNTNLPKNRIYELMEEWTLPLPYRPHQKSSHERYHHGSHYILFTSEEGMAATQTLLSNLRDDNALSCFREFVTSLFAYHCAVDGKPRWINKLPLYLTALPLLLEIFPAMKFIHCVRDGRDVACSVIKRSWGPDNYVEVAQWWQDQVSMGVQFEQTYPDICRTIRYEDLIISPDRVLPDIFAWLGVTDETKQIVDTYSSGDPNKPTLNTTGLNRWQREAAPQDIVCFEQQASDALKSFGYLFPKKQS